TTTTATCTGGTGATTCACTGTTTTCGCCCCATAATTGACCATCCAAACAAGAAGTATCGCCCTCGCAACAAGGAAACGGTGACTTCGCAATGGGTACTAATGGAGATGGCGCTGTTTGCGGTTGAACAATTTTATCCTGTAATTGAGCTTGAGAGGATACTGGTAGTTGCCATTTTGTCACCCGACACTGTGGTGGACTCAGTGCTAAATGCCCGAAAGGTTGCATAAGTAATAACACAATTATAGGGGCTATAGGGAGACTTATGGCGATACGCTCAGCGTCAAGCTTTCGGCTTATAGTTCGTAAGGATACGGCACTTTGCCCCATTGCGACAAATGTCTTTTTGATCATTTTTTCTAAACTGCGTGACATAGGGGTGTGATGAAAATTGCTTACATCTTACCCGTAACCACTGATGACCCTTCAATTATCAGTTATCAACTGCCAATTGTCAGGCATTCAGCCCCATGAATTTATTTTTGGAGAATTGATATTCAGATGTCCGACAATTCTTACAAAGTTGGACATCTTGTTTTTTCACAAATCCTCTAAGAGTGCTATCTCACTCGTTCATATTATGATATGTAGCAACAGCAGAGGGCGATACACGATTCAAGTAACGGAAGATCCAGTATTTGAAGATCGTATCTAAAATAACTGGAAATGTAGCAATAAATAGGAATATAAAACTGTGATTTGCTGGCAATCCCCAATGGCGCGAAATACCTTCTAAAATAACTTCCCAACCATGAGGAGAGTGGAAACCCACAAAAATATCGGTAAACAAAATTATAATAAATGCCTTGGCACTGTCACTAAGACCGTAGACAATATGGTCAAAGAAATCTTTGAGTTCCGCTATTTCTTTTTTGCTAACAAGCAACAAGCAGGAAAACGCAATCACAGACAATATATCAGCAAAAACATTTTTCAGGGCATTAGAACTACTATTACTAAATTCCTCAGAAATCTCATTAGCCTTTGTTTTTATCTGATTTTCCATCTGCTCAAGAGATAATGGTTCGCCATTGAGCAGCAAGTTATCAAATTTTATTCTCTCTTCAAATTTTTCTAGCTCTTTTAGAGCTTCTTCTTCCATTTCAAAATTCAGGAACAGACCAGCTTCATTCGCAGATTCTTTATGAAAAGTACGGTCAACAATCGGTCCAATAACCAGAGCTTTTGACAATTGATGAGTCAAAATAGGAACTATAATAAGCAGAAGCAGAAATTTGACAGATATTATTGTTCTTCTTTGTGTATTACGGAAATTTTTAACGACATCTTGTTCTGCTTGGGGGTCTAACTCAACTTGCAGACGAGTAAAAGTACTAAGAATAGAACGCGGTACAACTCCTGTCGTATTTGCCTTATTTTGAGGTATATTATTGTCTAATCTCTGAGTTAAGAAATTCTGTTGTTTTAATTGATTAGTTGAGGGTTGTATTCTTATTAAACTATTATCTTTATTGATTTGAACTTGGGAATGTAATTCGTCCAAATTGGTGTATTTTGCTGTGATTTCATCAATGAATGTGAGTTTTTGTAAAATCACAGAAGGCTGTGGAAACTGTATACCAAATTCATTTGCAGCTTTTTGATTAGATTCGCTCAGAAAAAAACGGCTTGCCTTAAATTCTGTTAGCCGCATTCGGACAATTTTTAATTGTTTTTTTAGGTATGACTCAAAATAATCCATGACATTACGGCTGTACTTATTTGATGTAATGTCTATCTTATTACCATCGAAATCTTTATCTTCTATTGCCTTAATCTGCAATGCCGCTTTGTAAGCCTCGTCTAGAGAACGCTCTGAGGTGCGTAAGTACCATCTGTAAGAGGCTACTAAAAAAGGGTATATTTTTTGGCGAAAAATAGAAATAATCATTGTTGGCAATCATCCAGCATACTTTTGTGACTCTTAAACTTAAGTTAACG
This portion of the Brasilonema sennae CENA114 genome encodes:
- a CDS encoding proton extrusion protein PcxA yields the protein MIISIFRQKIYPFLVASYRWYLRTSERSLDEAYKAALQIKAIEDKDFDGNKIDITSNKYSRNVMDYFESYLKKQLKIVRMRLTEFKASRFFLSESNQKAANEFGIQFPQPSVILQKLTFIDEITAKYTNLDELHSQVQINKDNSLIRIQPSTNQLKQQNFLTQRLDNNIPQNKANTTGVVPRSILSTFTRLQVELDPQAEQDVVKNFRNTQRRTIISVKFLLLLIIVPILTHQLSKALVIGPIVDRTFHKESANEAGLFLNFEMEEEALKELEKFEERIKFDNLLLNGEPLSLEQMENQIKTKANEISEEFSNSSSNALKNVFADILSVIAFSCLLLVSKKEIAELKDFFDHIVYGLSDSAKAFIIILFTDIFVGFHSPHGWEVILEGISRHWGLPANHSFIFLFIATFPVILDTIFKYWIFRYLNRVSPSAVATYHNMNE